From a region of the Sander lucioperca isolate FBNREF2018 chromosome 8, SLUC_FBN_1.2, whole genome shotgun sequence genome:
- the LOC116054873 gene encoding trace amine-associated receptor 13c-like, whose product MTETQDGAELCFPQLFNTSCRKLTPPRFEVMLIHTLLYSISLLTVALNLLVIISVSHFRQLRTPTNILLLSLAVSDFLVGLLVMPGEIFRNTSCWFLGDFVCTLYNYLSSIITTSSIGDIVLISVDRYVAICDPLHYTTRITVNRVKLCVYLCWLYSVSYSFLFVKDDLTQLGRYNSCYGECVFVVLYVEGVIDVVLSFFVPVILIIALYLRVFAVAVSQARAMRSHITAVTLQLSVTPKAKKSELKAARTLGVLVVVFLMCFCPYYTTSYVLFVFYCNSCLNPVIYALFYPWFRKAVKLIVTLQILQPGSCETNML is encoded by the exons ATGACGGAGACACAGGACGGAGCAGAGCTCTGCTTTCCACAACTCTTCAACACCTCCTGCAGGAAGCTGACACCTCCTCGGTTTGAAGTGATGCTCATTCACACTTTGCTCTACTCCATCTCTCTGCTCACTGTAGCTCTCAACCTGCTCGTCATCATCTCAGTCTCCCACTTTAG gCAGCTCCGCACACCCAccaacatcctcctcctctctctggctgtctcaGACTTTCTAGTGGGCCTCCTGGTGATGCCTGGAGAAATATTCAGAAACACATCCTGCTGGTTTCTAGGTGACTTTGTGTGTACTCTGTATAATTATCTTTCAAGCATCATTACCACATCCTCAATAGGTGACATAGTGCTCATATCAGTTGACCGTTATGTGGCTATTTGTGACCCTCTGCACTACACCACCAGAATCACTGTGAACAGAGTTAAActctgtgtttatctgtgttggCTCTATTCAGTTTCCTACAGCTTTCTCTTTGTGAAGGATGATCTGACTCAACTGGGGAGGTATAATTCCTGCTACGGAGAATGTGTGTTTGTCGTTCTCTATGTTGAAGGAGTAATAGATGTCgttttgtccttttttgttCCAGTTATTCTCATCATAGCTCTGTATCTGAGAGTATTTGCCGTGGCTGTGTCTCAGGCTCGTGCCATGCGCTCTCACATTACAGCTGTCACACTCCAGCTTTCAGTGACTCCAAAGGCAAAGAAATCAGAGCTGAAAGCAGCCAGGACTCTCGGTGTTCTTGTAGTTGTGTTTCTAATGTGTTTCTGCCCATATTACACTACATCCTATGTTCTCTTTGTGTTCTATTGTAACTCTTGTCTAAACCCTGTGATATATGCCTTGTTTTACCCCTGGTTTAGAAAAGCAGTTAAACTCATAGTTACTCTTCAGATCCTGCAGCCTGGCTCCTGTGAGACCAACATGCTGTAG